gTCATCTTCCCACAGCACCCCTCGTGTCGCTGCCCCCACTTCTCTGCCTACAACCTGCCAGTGGTCTCCCACTGCAGTTAGATAAAACTCAAACTCCATCCCATAGCCTACAAATCTGTGCCTGATCTggctcctctctgccttcccagcccttctctttccaccctcctctctgttcctccagccacactggtctggCTTTTGTCCTTTGAACATGCTGCATTCATGCCTGACTCAGGTCCTTTGCATTCACTAGCTCCTCTATCTGAAATTCCCTTTCTTACCTTTTGCATCACTGGCTCCTTCTCATCTTTCCAGTCTCAGCTCCTACTCACCACCTTAGAGAGCCTCGTATTTGTCAGGTGGATCCTACTTCCTTCAAAGCGCTTACCATAATCTCTAATTAcctatttacttgtttattaccCGTCCTCACCCACTAGATTTCAAGCTCCAGGGGTGAGAAGAACTTGGGCTTTGTTAAAACTTGGTGTCGttagcacctagaacagtgctgggGATTGCTGGACATGGGGCATgtgcttgctgaatgaatgaataaactgccAGTAGAACCAGATGTCTTACTAACTATGCGAAGAATTTTCAGACTCCTCATTGCTACTAATAAACACCAGttttaaaacagaatagaatCCGCCTTTTTTTGAAAACCAGCCTAAGTCTTCTGTAATGGCTAAGAGTACCGTATGTTTCCGAAATAAACCCAGCAAAAACAAAGATCTGAAATGCAGACACTGAAATTGACTTCTTGAATGACAGTGTGAGGGGCTCCGTGAACCCACTCTCCAGTGAAACTGgtgaaaattatcaaaaaaaaaattttttttaatctctggaaaTGGTCCTGAGAGTTtatagcaaatgaagaaacatctgTTCAAGGAAATTTATGAAACGTTTGTAAGAAAAGTGAGAATCTatgggattgaaaaaaaaaaaaatggtcccTCTGTATTCCCATTCCAAGCTCAGTGAGACTTCACCCCAGACTGATGCAGCCAAATGCACAGGACTCTTCTACCCTCAGCTTCCAGTTGGAGGGGTTTCTTCCCAGCAGGAGCAGGACCCAACATTTCTCGTCCTGTTGCCAGTGACCTGCTGCTGAGGCTAAGTCCCAGCCGAGTGTGCTCTGGAGGTGGAGGCTCCTCCTTCTGCCCATTCCCCATTCATGGAATGAAGTCTAGCTTGGTCGTGGTGTGGTGAGAACACTGGCACCCTGGTTGCCCTTGCCCTGGTTCATAAATCGGGGGTTTCATGCTAAgagaagcagactgagaagacCTCGGACTACTGCATCCCTCCACTGTAAAGTGGGGGTTCCTCTGAAAGAAGCCCGCCATTGTCTTCACTCTCAGCTTCAGAGCCCAGGTTCCAAGATTCTGTGTGGGGGAGAAACAAGCCATAAAGCAGACAGCACCTAGTCCCTTCTGAGAGGAATCAACTTTGTTTGCAACAAAGCTGCAGTTCAAGACAATGAGTACCCTCAAAAACAGTGGAGGTAGTGGTTAAAAGCAACTGGGAGGAGATCCCTAGATTCAAAGAAGATACAGACTAAACTTCAGGCTGATTACCTCGTGGAAGAGATCTAGGAAAGGAGACAGCTGGGAGGAGCCCTCCTGCAGTCAGAACAAACATCAAAAACTGACCTCAGGAACTGTTCCTTCAAGGGCACCCAAACCTGACTGGATTAGTCTTCAAAGCAATTTATTCTCAGGAACATTCTTGAAAAGAACAGAGCATTTAGCCAGCAATCATTAGAGCCTAACAGCTGGGTGTggtcagagaaagagatgaagagCACTCTGACAAACCACTGTCATCTAGGGTAACTGTGGGTGTACCCCAACCTGTGCCTCCCTGAGTTGCAGCATCAGAGTCTTCACACTATGAGGGAACGGAGGTGCAGGAGGGTGGACTTCGCTAAAACAATCCAGGCAATCACTAAgtaaataaagaagcaaataacaataataacaccAGGGGGTAAGGAAGTATCCAGAATTACTACAATAAattatctaaaatgtccagtttccAAGAAAAAACTATGAGATGTGCAAAGGAACAAGGGACTATAATCCATTCTCTGGAAGAGAAAGCAGGCAACAGAAACTACCCAGAAAAGTGACCAAATGTTGGATTTAATTGAAAAAGACTTCAAAGTAGCCATTATAGATGTGTTCAAAGaaccaaaggaaaccatcattaaagaagtaaaggaagaaatgatGGCGATGTTGCACCAAGtacagaatatcaataaagagttagaaattataagaaagagttaatggaaattctggagctgaaaagtataatacctgaaatgaaaaattcactagaggaaCCAACAGTAGATTTGAATTGGCTGAAGTAATAATTAGAAAACttgaatataaatcaataaagattATGCAACCCCAataataggggggaaaaaaagaatgggaaaaaaaagaacagaatctcAGAGGAATGTGGACCACCACTACATGAACCtatatataaataatggaaatagaatgaaaggagagagaaagaagtagaaaaaaattttttgaagaataaaggctgaaaactttccaaatttattgaaaaacactAACCTACCCATCCAGGAATGTCAGTGAACTCTAACAGGATAAACACAAAGACAGCCACAAGCAGACACATCATAGTGAAAATGCTAATGGTCAAAGGCAAGGAGAAAGTGTTGaaagcagcaaaagcaaaatgACTCATTACTTACAAGGGAACCACAGTAAGATGAACAGCTGACTTCTCAGAAACAAAAGAAGTCAGAATGTATCGGGATAACATTTAgaatgcttaaagaaaaaaactgtcaaacaAGAATCCTAGACTCAACAAAACTCTCTCTCATAAAGTTGAAGGCAAAATACCatcccagataaacaaaatggagagaaatttgtAGCTAGCGGATCCACATTATAAGAAATATTAGAGGAGGTTCTTCAGGCTGAGAGCAAGTGACCCCAAgtggtaatttaaaaatgcacacaaaagaacaaagagcACCAAAAAGGTAATGATATAATTATAAGAGACAgtataaatgcatattttctccttccttctgttaacTGATGCGTATTCAGCAGGAAGATCCAGATACCAATCCCAACTAAGATTCCCACTGTGAAGGATGACAAAGAAAGACATTAACAATGCCAGTCACCAGTAGTTGGAGCCCACAAATCTTCTACAGGTTTGCAGTCACCAAGGAAGACTCAACAGAGGTTCTGGTTGAAACAACACTTTACCCACAGAAGGGTGAAAAGACACAGCAAGATCAGCATCTCTGGTAAGCCCTGATCGCCCATGGCCTGTGGGCCTCTCTCAGTAGTCAATATAGATTGGTGGGCTGTATGCATCCCTCTCATACTGCAGGTAAAGATCTGTTCTCCCCCCTGGGGGGAAGACATACTAGTGGGGCTGACCAGTTTCTATATGATGCACTCATTTAAGCAATACACGGATGTTCACTGTATAATCAGAATAGGAGAAGGATTTCTCCTAATAAGGAGGAAGGATCTGAGGCAACCCTTGGCACCTGGCCACCATCTAAGGAAATGCTCTAGGCTCAGGGCACTGATTGGATTATCCCAGGGAAGGGCAACACATCAAGCAATGGCTGCTTCCCCAACAATATAAAAAGCAATTGTATCTCCAACCTCGAGCTAATGTGCAGACAGCTTCGGAGCCACGCCCAGCTGATCAGCATGATTACAGATGTGCAGCTTACCATCTTTGCCAATATGCTAGACATGTTGCTCTTCCTGCTCGTTGTTCTCCGTCACTTCATGGCCATCAACAGATCCAAGACACAGGAATAAAAGTGGTGCTTTCTTTGCCCCAGGATTCCAGGCCACAGTCTGAGACAAGATAGAGGCTCTGGGGGATCTACACACTTCACTTCATCCCTTCTGCCCATCACAACATACAAAGCAAATACATCTGAATTTTTccaaacaactttttttttcttcaaagtctTCTTTAACCTCATGGAACAAGAAGCTGCCACTGACTAGGACCTGTTATAGGGGCTGCTTTCTTTTCTACTCTGTCTTCTCaaagtaaaaatgtaaacttttgtGGTTAACCTCTCCTCCACAAAAGACAGTTGTACAACCTACTGTGTATCTAGTGTATTGCTGGTTAATAATATACAGAAATGTTTCACTTTCAATAATGAATAGAACAGTTATGCAGAAGATcaagaaggaaatagaagacttgaaaAACACAGTGAGCCATCTAGACATAACAGGCACAACAGAACACTGCACCCAGCAACAACAGAgtatatattcttctcaagtgtacagGGAACATTTTCAGGATAGACCATATGCCATATGAAAATAGAactcaaatagaaaaaatatggaaaactcataaatatgtggaaatttaACAACACACTCCtaaccagtgggtcaaagaaaaaagttaaatggaaaaatcaaaaaatactttgagatgaatgaaaatgaagacatacCATACCAAAAAA
The sequence above is a segment of the Camelus ferus isolate YT-003-E chromosome 3, BCGSAC_Cfer_1.0, whole genome shotgun sequence genome. Coding sequences within it:
- the LOC116662802 gene encoding dolichyl-diphosphooligosaccharide--protein glycosyltransferase subunit 4-like — translated: MITDVQLTIFANMLDMLLFLLVVLRHFMAINRSKTQE